The genomic stretch GAGAATGTGGAAGCGCGCTTTCAGGATGTCGTCGGTGAGCTTTCGGCGCAGGCCCGCGACCGGATCGAAACTGCCCGGCTCCCGCTCATCGAGAATCATGTCGTTGATCAGGCCTTCCAGCACCATCAGACCCTTGAGGTCCATGGGTTCGGCGAGTTCCGGGTCATAGCCGGTATCGTCGAACACCTTGCGGCGCACCGGGTCCTTCAGGAGTTCGTAGCAGGCGCTGATCTTTGCGAACTGTTCGCTATCACCGCCACCATCGGGATGGGCATTCTTGGCGACCTTGCGATAGGCAGCCTTGATCGCAGCCTCATCCGCCTCACGCTGAACGCCGAGTATGTCATAGGGATCAATCACAGACGCACCCTGTTTTGCCATCGTTCAACCATCCCTACCCCCGACAGCTTCCCTAACGTCTTCCTTTGGCCGCATCAAGGCATCCGTAAGGGTTTCGTCAACCATGATTAACGCATGCGAGACATACAAAATCAAGAAGACCATGGGCATCGGGCTGGCAGGGATGGAGGGCTGTTTGTGTCGCAATGCTCACATTACCCCATTAATTCTTAAGGAATTCAGCCCCTTGCCGCTGCGATTGGCGCGTTTTTTGCCAGTATTAACCC from Peteryoungia desertarenae encodes the following:
- a CDS encoding J domain-containing protein codes for the protein MAKQGASVIDPYDILGVQREADEAAIKAAYRKVAKNAHPDGGGDSEQFAKISACYELLKDPVRRKVFDDTGYDPELAEPMDLKGLMVLEGLINDMILDEREPGSFDPVAGLRRKLTDDILKARFHILELERHRARVRKHLDRIGRRPEADVLGSMLKARSGSISEAIKNAEGQIAAIERAYAMLEGYSYELEVVPAEGEDLPKAAE